A region of Rhodamnia argentea isolate NSW1041297 chromosome 9, ASM2092103v1, whole genome shotgun sequence DNA encodes the following proteins:
- the LOC115740898 gene encoding LOW QUALITY PROTEIN: long chain acyl-CoA synthetase 4 (The sequence of the model RefSeq protein was modified relative to this genomic sequence to represent the inferred CDS: inserted 1 base in 1 codon) has protein sequence MAQMKYLIEVEKGKQAKGGRPSLGPVYRSVFAKGGFPPPVPGLESCWDVFRMTVNKYPNNRMLGQREIVNGKAGGYVWQTYKEVYDIVIRVGNAIRSCGIEPGSKCGIYGANCPEWIVSMEACNAHGLYCVPLYDTLGAGAVEFIIRHAEVSIAFIEEKKISEVLKTFPRTTEFLKTLVSFGKVTAEQREEVEKFGLAIYAWDEFLKLGDNQQFELPAKEKTDICTIMYTSGTTGDPKGVLISNESIVTLIAGVKRLLESVNEELHQKDVYMSYLPLAHIFDRVIEECFIHHGASIGFWRGDVKLLIEDLGELKPTIFCAXPRVLDRVYSGLTQKISAGGLLRHTLFNFAYSYKLNNLKKGNKYEEAAPLFDKFVFNKVKQGLGGNVRLILSGAAPLSNHVEAFLRVVTCAHVLQGYGLTETCAGTFVSLPNVHSMLGTVGPPVPNVDVCLESVPEMGYDALSSTPRGEVCVKGKTLFSGYYKREDLTREVMIDGWFHTGDVGEWQPDGSLKIIDRKKNIFKLSQGEYVAVENLENIYGLVSAIDSIWIYGNSFESFLVAVANPNKEALEKWAQENGVNGDFNSLCENPKAKEFIMGELTKTGKEKKLKGFEFIKALHLDPVPFDMDRDLLTPTYKKKRPQLLKYYQGVIDNMYKSANKPSS, from the exons ATGGCGCAGATGAAGTACTTGATTGAGGTGGAGAAGGGCAAGCAGGCCAAGGGCGGCAGGCCGTCGCTCGGTCCCGTGTACCGGAGCGTCTTCGCCAAGGGAGGCTTTCCTCCGCCGGTGCCGGGATTGGAGAGCTGCTGGGACGTTTTCCG GATGACTGTCAATAAATATCCTAATAACCGTATGCTCGGTCAACGTGAGATTGTGAATGGAAAG GCTGGAGGATACGTGTGGCAAACATACAAAGAAGTGTACGATATAGTGATCAGAGTCGGAAATGCTATCCGGAGTTGTGGTATTGAACCG GGAAGCAAATGTGGAATTTACGGTGCCAACTGCCCAGAGTGGATTGTGAGCATGGAG GCTTGCAATGCTCATGGGCTCTATTGCGTTCCTTTATATGACACATTAG GTGCTGGTGCTGTTGAATTCATTATACGTCATGCTGAAGTTTCAATTGCTTTCATAGAGGAGAAAAAGATTTCTGAG GTACTGAAAACATTTCCAAGGACAACGGAGTTCTTGAAAA CACTCGTGAGCTTTGGAAAGGTTACTGCTGAACAAagggaagaagttgagaagtttgGTTTGGCTATATATGCATGGGACGAATTTTTGAAACTG GGAGATAATCAGCAATTTGAACTTCCTGCCAAAGAGAAAACAGATATATGTACGATCATGTATACTAGTGGAACAACCGGTGATCCAAAAGGTGTATTGATTTCTAATGAGAGCATCGTCACTCTTATAGCTGGAGTGAAGCGTCTGCTAGAGAGTGTCAACGAAGAG CTCCACCAGAAGGATGTGTATATGTCATATCTTCCACTGGCCCATATCTTCGATAGGGTAATTGAGGAGTGTTTTATACATCATGGCGCCTCAATTGGATTTTGGCGTGGG GATGTTAAGTTATTGATTGAGGATCTTGGGGAATTAAAACCAACTATTTTCTGCG GTCCCCGTGTGTTGGATAGAGTATACTCAG GGTTAACTCAGAAGATCTCTGCTGGAGGTTTGTTAAGGCATACATTGTTCAACTTTGCATATTCGTA CAAGTTAAATAACTTGAAGAAGGGGAACAAATATGAGGAGGCAGCTCCTTTATTTGACAAATTTGTTTTCAATAAG GTAAAGCAAGGGCTGGGTGGAAATGTACGACTGATTCTATCAGGGGCAGCCCCTCTATCTAACCATGTAGAAGCTTTCCTTAGGGTGGTTACATGTGCACACGTTCTACAAGGATATG GTCTGACCGAAACCTGTGCTGGCACATTTGTTTCACTACCAAATGTACACTCAATGCTTGGCACAGTGGGCCCTCCAGTGCCTAATGTTGATGTTTGCTTGGAATCTGTTCCTGAAATGGGGTATGATGCCCTCTCAAGCACCCCACGAGGAGAAGTATGTGTGAAGGGGAAGACCTTATTCAGTGGCTATTATAAACGGGAAGATCTGACTAGAGAGGTCATGATTGATGGATGGTTTCATACAG GGGATGTTGGTGAGTGGCAACCAGACGGAAGCTTGAAAATAATTGACcgcaagaaaaatattttcaagcttTCACAAGGAGAATATGTAGCTGTTGAAAACCTGGAAAACATTTATGGCCTCGTTAGCGCTATTGATTCG ATATGGATTTACGGTAACAGCTTCGAGTCCTTCCTTGTTGCCGTGGCAAACCCCAACAAAGAAGCTCTTGAAAAGTGGGCTCAGGAGAATGGAGTTAATGGGGATTTCAACTCTCTCTGTGAAAATCCCAAAGCCAAGGAGTTTATCATGGGAGAGCTCACAAAGActgggaaagaaaagaag CTGAAGGGGTTTGAGTTTATTAAGGCATTACACCTTGATCCTGTACCATTCGATATGGACCGCGACCTTCTCACTCCTACATATAAGAAGAAGAGGCCTCAATTGCTCAAATACTATCAG GGTGTCATTGATAACATGTACAAGAGTGCAAACAAGCCCAGTTCCTGA